The proteins below come from a single Oncorhynchus keta strain PuntledgeMale-10-30-2019 chromosome 32, Oket_V2, whole genome shotgun sequence genomic window:
- the LOC127914381 gene encoding oocyte zinc finger protein XlCOF6.1-like produces the protein MLINGPDVHRAVYFKQTTIIPVPKNAKVIERSDLGFTLVARLFYHVVSFGSLFKITLSLAGERPDSEEPEPGTSKPARRHQCSHCGKSCNQKAQLKAHERIHTGEKPYHCSQCGKCFVRSGDLKRHERTHTGEKPYHCSQCGKCLARSGELKRHERIHTGEKLYHCSQCGKCFVSSGVLKQHERIHTGEKPYHCSQCGKCFARLGELKRHERIHTGEKPYHCSQCGKCFVSSGVLKQHERIHTGEKPYHCSQCGKCYARSGMLKEHERIHTGEKPYHCSQCGKCFVSSGVLKQHERIHTGEKPYHCSQCGKCYARSGMLKEHERIHTGEKPYHCSQCGKCFVSSGVLKQHERIHTGEKPYHCSQCGKCFNRSGKLKQHERIHTGQKPYHSSQEHTRLHTEEKA, from the exons ATGTTAATAAatgggcccgacgtccacag aGCAGtgtatttcaagcagaccaccataatccctgtgcccaagaatgctaAG GTTATTGAGAGATCTGATTTAGGATTTACCCTCGTAGCAAGGTTGTTTTATCATGTGGTTTCATTCGGGTCTCTATTTAAAATAACACTATCTTTGGCAGGAGAAAGACCAGACTCAGAGGAACCAGAGCCAGGGACGTCCAAACCAGCAAGACGACACCAATGCTCCCACTGTGGAAAGAGTTGTAACCAGAAAGCACAACTGAAAGctcatgagagaatacacacaggagagaagccttaccactgctcccaatgtggaaagtgTTTCGTCCGTTCGGGGGACCTGAAACGacatgagagaacacacacaggagagaagccttaccactgctcccaatgtggaaagtgTTTGGCCCGGTCAGGGGAGCTGAAACGacacgagagaatacacacaggagagaagctgtaccactgctcccaatgtggaaagtgTTTCGTCAGTTCGGGGGTGTTGAaacaacatgagagaatacatacaggagagaagccttaccactgctcccaatgtggaaagtgTTTCGCCCGGTTGGGGGAGCTGAAACGacacgagagaatacacacaggtgagAAGCCGTAtcactgctcccaatgtggaaagtgTTTCGTCAGTTCGGGGGTGTTGAaacaacatgagagaatacacacaggagagaagccttaccactgctcccaatgtggaaagtgTTACGCCCGGTCGGGGATGCTGAAAGAacacgagagaatacacacaggagagaagccgtaccactgctcccaatgtggaaaATGTTTCGTCAGTTCGGGGGTTCTGAaacaacatgagagaatacacacaggagagaagccttaccactgctcccaatgtggaaagtgTTACGCCCGGTCGGGGATGCTGAAAGAacacgagagaatacacacaggagagaagccgtaccactgctcccaatgtggaaagtgTTTCGTCAGTTCGGGGGTTCTGAaacaacatgagagaatacacacaggagagaagccttaccactgctcccaatgtggaaagtgTTTCAACCGGTCGGGGAAGCTGAaacaacatgagagaatacacacagggcaGAAGCCTTACCACTCCTCCCAAGAACACACTAGACTGCACACAGAGGAGAAGGCTTAG